One stretch of Pontiella desulfatans DNA includes these proteins:
- a CDS encoding sulfatase-like hydrolase/transferase, with protein MIKHFIISALAGLSITALAETEKPNILFIFADDLSYETIGAFGILDIDTPHLDSMVEGGTTFTHAYNMGAYNGAVCVASRAMLNTGRFVWGTYQHDTGPKMKEEVKSGRMWSQLMSKAGYRTYMTGKWHVKAKPADIFDVAKNDRPGMPKDFWSKGSADGTKPKHYGYFRPVDEEDYKNGWKPWDTSNGGFWEGGKHWSEVVADDALDFIADAKEHKDPFFMYIAFNASHDPRQAPKEYIDRYPLDRIKLPDNYVSKYKYQDEIGCGKSLRDAALAPFPRTEFAVKVHRQEYFALITHMDDQIGRILQALEESGKADNTYIVFTADHGLAVGRHGLIGKQNMYDHSVRVPFMVVGPNVEPGAENPAPIYLQDIMPTALQLADAPIPEYVEFKSLLPLLKDKQAQHYNSVYGAYKNQQRMIQQGDWKYITYPTCGGERLYNMKNDPFEKSDLSANPEYAAKMKELRSDLLALSTDLNDPLDYNDPVTSWKKAAPTKSKKAAH; from the coding sequence ATGATTAAGCATTTCATCATCAGCGCACTCGCCGGCTTAAGCATCACGGCGCTAGCGGAAACTGAAAAACCGAACATCCTGTTTATCTTTGCCGATGATCTCTCCTACGAAACCATCGGGGCATTCGGCATTCTTGATATCGACACCCCCCACCTGGACAGCATGGTTGAGGGGGGAACAACCTTCACTCACGCCTATAATATGGGCGCCTATAACGGAGCCGTCTGCGTTGCCAGTCGCGCCATGCTCAACACCGGGCGCTTTGTCTGGGGGACCTATCAGCACGACACCGGCCCGAAAATGAAAGAAGAAGTCAAAAGCGGTCGCATGTGGTCACAGCTGATGAGCAAAGCCGGTTACCGCACCTACATGACCGGAAAATGGCATGTAAAAGCCAAACCTGCTGACATTTTCGATGTGGCCAAAAATGACCGCCCCGGAATGCCGAAGGACTTCTGGAGCAAGGGCTCAGCAGACGGAACCAAACCGAAGCATTACGGCTATTTCCGCCCGGTCGATGAAGAAGATTATAAAAACGGATGGAAACCGTGGGACACCTCGAACGGCGGTTTCTGGGAAGGCGGGAAACACTGGAGCGAAGTGGTCGCCGATGATGCGCTCGATTTCATAGCCGATGCAAAAGAACACAAAGATCCCTTTTTCATGTACATCGCCTTCAATGCCTCACACGATCCCCGTCAGGCCCCGAAAGAATACATCGACCGATATCCGCTTGATCGCATCAAGCTGCCTGATAACTATGTTTCAAAATATAAATACCAGGATGAAATCGGCTGCGGAAAAAGCCTGCGCGACGCCGCACTGGCCCCCTTCCCGCGCACCGAGTTCGCCGTAAAAGTTCACCGGCAGGAATACTTTGCCCTGATCACGCATATGGACGACCAGATCGGACGCATTCTCCAGGCATTGGAAGAATCAGGAAAAGCCGACAACACCTACATCGTCTTCACCGCCGACCATGGTCTTGCCGTTGGACGTCACGGACTCATCGGCAAACAGAATATGTATGACCACAGCGTACGCGTACCCTTCATGGTCGTTGGACCCAATGTTGAACCCGGCGCTGAAAACCCTGCGCCGATCTATCTGCAGGATATTATGCCGACCGCCCTTCAACTGGCCGATGCCCCTATACCCGAATATGTAGAGTTCAAAAGCCTTCTCCCCCTGCTGAAAGATAAACAAGCTCAGCACTACAACTCCGTTTACGGTGCCTATAAAAACCAACAGCGCATGATCCAGCAGGGCGACTGGAAATACATCACCTATCCCACCTGCGGAGGTGAACGCCTCTATAACATGAAAAACGACCCCTTCGAAAAGAGCGACCTTTCAGCCAATCCGGAATACGCGGCCAAAATGAAAGAACTCCGCTCCGACCTTCTGGCCCTCAGTACCGACCTGAACGACCCGCTCGACTACAACGATCCGGTCACCAGCTGGAAAAAAGCGGCGCCCACGAAATCAAAAAAGGCAGCCCACTAA
- a CDS encoding alpha-L-fucosidase yields MKLTMTMLALATTTAVWSEDKPKFVNTVESLQQYECADWFRDAKFGIYLHWGAYSVAEQGEWYARNLYIEGRPEYEHHLKTYGHPSEFGYADFIPMWKAENFDPDALLALFKRSGAKYFTPCAVHHDNFDLWDSKYHKWNSVNKGPKKDLIQMWKDATHKVGLRFGVTTHLSRSYSWLNTANQSDTEGPKKGVPYDGAQGKAKGLYPANDGQSTHPRAPFDAPKEWRDNWAKRIKQLIDDYEPDHLYYDCAVPFRGEDAGATGMDVIAHFYNKRPEGVMCIKERPWQGLYADGIATLDYERGKAASILTEPWQTDDSIGSWGYKAGSSYMTPDLVVDKLIDIVSKNGNMLLNIPIKADGTLDAEATELLNKVGEWFDVNGEAIYGTRPWYMFGEGHNEIGHKDLESPMSAKDFRYTTKGDTLYAFVLDWHNAKKKPVVFPNLTAMNTRITEVVSVEMLGHEGELKWENHGDGLQVWFPNKKPCDYAYALKIEFKK; encoded by the coding sequence ATGAAATTAACAATGACAATGCTGGCGCTTGCCACCACTACTGCGGTGTGGTCAGAAGATAAACCGAAATTTGTAAATACCGTTGAATCGCTGCAGCAATATGAATGTGCCGACTGGTTCCGCGATGCCAAGTTCGGCATCTACCTGCACTGGGGCGCCTACTCGGTCGCCGAACAGGGCGAATGGTATGCCCGCAACCTCTACATTGAAGGTCGCCCGGAATATGAGCACCATTTGAAGACCTACGGTCACCCGTCCGAATTTGGATACGCTGACTTCATTCCGATGTGGAAAGCTGAAAATTTTGATCCCGATGCCTTGCTGGCTCTGTTCAAACGTTCGGGCGCAAAATATTTTACCCCTTGCGCCGTGCACCACGACAACTTTGACCTCTGGGATTCAAAGTACCATAAATGGAATTCCGTCAATAAAGGCCCGAAAAAAGACCTGATTCAAATGTGGAAAGATGCCACGCACAAAGTCGGCCTCCGTTTCGGAGTAACCACCCACCTCTCCCGCTCCTACAGCTGGCTTAATACTGCAAACCAGTCGGACACTGAAGGACCAAAAAAGGGTGTGCCATATGACGGTGCTCAGGGCAAAGCCAAAGGGCTCTACCCTGCCAATGACGGACAGAGCACCCACCCGCGTGCACCGTTTGATGCCCCGAAGGAATGGCGCGACAACTGGGCCAAGCGCATCAAACAGTTGATCGATGACTATGAACCGGATCACCTTTATTACGACTGCGCGGTTCCGTTCCGTGGAGAAGATGCCGGAGCAACCGGTATGGACGTGATTGCCCATTTCTATAACAAACGCCCGGAAGGGGTCATGTGCATCAAAGAGCGTCCCTGGCAGGGCCTCTATGCCGACGGCATTGCCACTCTCGATTATGAACGTGGTAAAGCCGCTTCCATCCTGACCGAACCGTGGCAGACGGATGACTCCATCGGTTCCTGGGGCTATAAAGCCGGCTCCTCTTATATGACCCCCGACCTGGTAGTCGATAAGCTCATCGATATTGTTTCCAAGAACGGAAACATGCTGCTGAATATTCCAATCAAAGCTGACGGTACGCTCGATGCGGAAGCGACCGAACTGCTGAACAAAGTCGGCGAATGGTTTGATGTGAATGGTGAAGCCATCTACGGAACCCGCCCCTGGTATATGTTTGGAGAAGGTCATAATGAAATCGGACATAAAGATCTGGAATCACCAATGTCCGCAAAGGATTTTCGCTACACCACCAAAGGCGATACGCTCTATGCCTTCGTACTCGATTGGCATAACGCCAAGAAAAAACCGGTCGTGTTTCCGAATCTTACAGCAATGAATACACGCATCACGGAAGTGGTATCTGTTGAAATGCTCGGGCATGAAGGCGAACTTAAATGGGAAAATCATGGCGATGGACTGCAGGTCTGGTTTCCAAATAAGAAACCGTGCGATTATGCCTATGCACTGAAAATCGAATTCAAAAAATAG
- a CDS encoding sulfatase family protein yields the protein MKRNAILTIMILAAAAATSALSKETRPNILFIMTDDQWRPEFNFLPEGRDEDGKPKNLTPTIDRLSSEGIILDRMYATSTVCTPSRFSVLTGEYPSRSQDKGFLQDMEAFGNQPNPHFNVHVTPGKANIGSVLKENGYFTGFAGKNHVLHSDTIKVPGISPWRDADPFDAKTQEFLESKQAAEVASVLQNGFDYAASIYAGNVPGHMPIKMEAHNQDWITKGGLDFLEQAEKQDKPFYLHFCSTLNHGPGPAGHKYSANPRFTPAGVLGEPLQVQPARNTIPKRLKAAGYPPKGDHADALWLDDGINAIITKLEEMGELDNTIIFFFVDNGMGAKGALYEGGAHVPAFVWGKNLKGKRRADQLLANIDFAPTIYELCGIPESKQPPMDGTSFTSVLQGDSKEVRKDVHLQIGSSRAVLKDGFKYIAWRVHPDREEKFDIPKNGEPKPLYHIASTRGGRGLEKKIPKNYAAYWDIDQLYDLSKDPKEQKNLANHPEYAQKLQQLKRTLMEQLEGQPGTFAEFKPTTKLSGK from the coding sequence ATGAAACGGAATGCAATTTTAACGATCATGATTCTCGCGGCAGCAGCGGCGACGTCTGCGCTAAGTAAAGAAACGCGCCCGAATATCCTTTTTATCATGACCGATGACCAATGGCGTCCGGAGTTCAACTTTCTCCCTGAGGGCCGGGATGAAGACGGCAAACCGAAAAACCTGACCCCGACCATTGATCGCCTCTCCTCCGAAGGCATTATTCTGGACCGGATGTATGCAACATCCACCGTCTGTACCCCGAGCCGGTTTAGTGTGTTGACCGGAGAATATCCCAGCCGCAGCCAGGACAAAGGATTCCTGCAGGATATGGAAGCCTTCGGAAACCAGCCGAACCCGCATTTCAATGTTCATGTCACCCCGGGCAAGGCGAATATCGGTAGTGTGCTCAAAGAAAACGGCTATTTCACCGGCTTTGCAGGAAAAAACCACGTACTCCACAGCGACACCATCAAAGTGCCGGGCATTTCGCCCTGGCGCGATGCAGATCCTTTTGATGCAAAAACGCAGGAATTCCTCGAAAGCAAGCAGGCTGCTGAAGTGGCCAGCGTCCTGCAGAACGGATTTGACTATGCGGCCAGCATTTATGCCGGCAACGTTCCGGGCCATATGCCGATTAAGATGGAAGCCCATAATCAGGACTGGATCACCAAAGGCGGCCTCGACTTTCTGGAACAGGCTGAAAAACAGGACAAGCCGTTTTATCTTCATTTCTGTTCCACCCTCAACCATGGTCCGGGTCCCGCAGGGCACAAATACTCCGCAAATCCGCGCTTTACTCCTGCAGGCGTGCTTGGAGAACCGTTGCAGGTCCAACCCGCACGAAACACCATTCCCAAACGCCTCAAAGCCGCCGGATATCCGCCCAAAGGTGACCATGCCGATGCGTTGTGGCTCGACGACGGAATCAACGCGATCATTACGAAGCTTGAAGAAATGGGTGAACTCGACAACACCATCATCTTTTTCTTTGTGGATAACGGCATGGGGGCCAAAGGTGCACTCTACGAAGGTGGCGCCCATGTGCCGGCCTTTGTCTGGGGTAAAAACCTGAAAGGGAAACGTCGCGCCGATCAGCTGCTGGCCAATATTGATTTTGCGCCGACCATTTATGAACTCTGCGGGATACCGGAATCCAAACAACCTCCAATGGACGGAACCAGTTTTACCAGTGTTCTCCAGGGGGATAGCAAAGAGGTGCGGAAAGATGTACACCTGCAGATCGGTTCATCGCGTGCCGTGTTAAAAGATGGGTTCAAATACATCGCCTGGCGTGTACACCCGGATCGGGAAGAAAAGTTTGATATCCCGAAAAACGGCGAACCCAAACCGCTTTATCATATTGCCTCCACACGAGGCGGCCGCGGGCTGGAAAAGAAGATCCCGAAAAACTATGCGGCGTATTGGGATATCGATCAGCTCTACGATCTTTCCAAAGATCCGAAGGAACAGAAGAATCTGGCCAATCACCCGGAGTATGCACAGAAGTTGCAGCAGCTCAAACGGACCCTGATGGAACAGCTGGAAGGTCAGCCCGGGACATTTGCTGAATTCAAGCCGACAACTAAACTTTCAGGAAAATAG
- a CDS encoding CBM96 family carbohydrate-binding protein: MNRRLKYVLHVSMLCTLSAFSTDYYVSTNGVDVWPGGDFSAPFASIQYAADRMVPGDSCYIRTGRYHEEITVSNTDQLTFSAYSNETVVLDGSMVISNGWTLHSGNIYKTTLNEDVWQLFADGEMLIPARWPNADPNIDLWEQWESDHWAEGRSERNFSPDNPPWDVNGTVYDHPHNGIDLAASGLDISNAIAVLNLGSFRTWTRVVDAHVPGSNMFTHAPVSASGYKDKEHYYFVEGKLELLDAENEWFYDTVTSNLYAWVPGGVTPASLEIRGKHTTYCFSASNCDDLMLSGIDFFAGTFHLDNCLRARVENCELLYPSCTKRMLRNIGAPETTHLDGDDSIVFNCTFAYSDGHGIYVNGDDNTVENCYFHHIDYSVSELPSVMAALYMNGNRNSFRKNTLHSFGASVGYLQDKAATTEYNNFYNGGYKQHDGAMVQVMVANQLNANIGWNWVHDWSRLGIRFDGGGGQGGLIHHSVGWGPNMNSTVYIGNHENNEVYNNSGIYSKSRNEIVVEHGGDPYSHNTNSITRNNIAPRMGGSNSGINDVPGTFDHNWNSQATGADIRTQLRDPDNLDFRPLPGADIVDAGTNVPGVTDGYMGSAPDIGAYEYGDSNYWIAGHQAEQASIPIPPNGTADAKGSASLMWHPALGTLSNHVYLGTSSNAVLNATHVSPEYRGNTVNNIYDPLGLYAQTYYWRIDCVTVTGTVKGAVWSFAASDVSATLPGIINAPAENITEDSAVIGGQITDGGTASQVWVHWWPEAGATNTVNMGVQDYAFDLPLNGLITNTQYYFQAQASNTYGTSWAPTIGSFLTGGAMPPSTKIAVAHLPVLEDSWVQEGNNEGVNHDGETILKVRGTTRFSYLKFDTGNLDGAQFDSARIFIRATQDIPDTSMHSVSNNSWTAPTLVGSNAPVRGAVFDSVTASAGDWVEFDSSSWITGKGVWSVALSTSASGALNWHAEESGNVPYLAVTYFSDTADLNTNTIPDWWETDYFGHIVDNTDADLDGVDNYGEYVGDTDPTDSNSVFSVSASVTNGADFRLSFGTSTNRNYAVKSSTNLISKVWNTETNLVPGPGVEVEVPLPAKKPEEFFRVEVSVP; the protein is encoded by the coding sequence GTGAATAGACGACTTAAATATGTACTGCATGTATCCATGCTTTGTACTCTTTCGGCCTTTTCAACAGATTATTATGTTTCAACCAACGGGGTGGATGTTTGGCCCGGGGGTGATTTTTCGGCTCCGTTTGCGAGCATCCAATATGCCGCGGACCGCATGGTACCCGGGGATTCCTGCTACATCCGGACCGGGCGCTACCACGAGGAAATTACTGTTTCAAATACGGATCAATTAACCTTTTCGGCCTACAGCAATGAAACCGTCGTGTTGGATGGCTCCATGGTTATTTCCAATGGTTGGACGCTGCATTCTGGAAATATCTACAAAACGACCCTGAACGAAGATGTGTGGCAGCTGTTTGCCGATGGTGAAATGCTGATTCCTGCCCGCTGGCCGAATGCGGACCCGAATATAGATCTGTGGGAGCAGTGGGAATCGGATCATTGGGCGGAAGGACGATCAGAACGTAATTTCTCCCCGGATAATCCACCTTGGGATGTGAACGGAACGGTATATGATCATCCGCATAATGGAATCGATCTAGCCGCATCGGGGCTGGATATCAGCAATGCCATTGCGGTGCTGAACCTGGGCAGTTTCAGAACCTGGACGCGTGTTGTGGATGCGCATGTCCCTGGTTCCAATATGTTCACCCATGCCCCGGTTTCTGCGTCGGGCTATAAAGACAAGGAGCACTATTATTTTGTCGAAGGCAAATTGGAACTGCTCGATGCGGAGAATGAGTGGTTCTATGATACGGTAACGTCAAATCTTTATGCTTGGGTTCCGGGGGGAGTAACCCCGGCGAGCTTGGAGATTAGGGGCAAACATACCACGTATTGTTTCTCGGCAAGCAATTGTGATGACTTGATGCTTTCGGGCATCGATTTTTTTGCAGGGACTTTCCATTTGGATAACTGCCTGCGTGCCCGGGTCGAAAATTGTGAATTGCTTTATCCCAGCTGTACGAAACGCATGCTCCGTAATATTGGGGCTCCGGAAACCACGCATCTGGATGGGGATGACTCTATCGTATTTAACTGTACCTTCGCTTACTCAGACGGCCATGGCATCTATGTGAACGGCGACGACAATACGGTAGAGAACTGCTACTTTCATCATATCGACTACAGTGTTTCCGAACTGCCGTCGGTTATGGCGGCACTTTATATGAACGGCAACCGGAATAGCTTTCGTAAAAATACGCTGCACAGTTTCGGGGCATCGGTCGGCTATCTGCAGGATAAAGCCGCAACCACGGAATATAATAATTTCTATAACGGCGGCTACAAGCAACACGATGGTGCCATGGTTCAGGTGATGGTGGCGAATCAGTTGAATGCAAATATCGGCTGGAACTGGGTGCATGACTGGTCGCGCCTGGGTATCCGCTTCGATGGAGGAGGCGGTCAGGGCGGCCTGATTCACCACTCTGTGGGCTGGGGGCCGAACATGAATTCCACTGTCTATATCGGGAATCATGAAAACAACGAGGTTTACAATAACTCCGGCATATACAGTAAATCACGCAACGAGATTGTGGTAGAGCACGGCGGGGATCCATACAGCCACAATACAAACTCGATTACGCGCAACAATATTGCGCCGCGCATGGGCGGCAGCAACAGTGGGATCAATGATGTACCGGGCACCTTTGACCATAACTGGAACAGTCAGGCGACCGGTGCAGATATTCGAACACAACTGCGGGATCCCGATAACCTCGACTTCCGTCCATTGCCCGGCGCGGATATTGTTGATGCCGGCACCAACGTTCCCGGTGTAACGGACGGTTATATGGGCAGTGCACCCGATATCGGTGCGTATGAATATGGGGATTCCAACTATTGGATTGCGGGTCATCAGGCCGAACAGGCTTCGATACCCATTCCGCCAAACGGGACGGCTGATGCCAAAGGTTCAGCCTCGCTGATGTGGCATCCTGCACTGGGTACGCTTTCGAATCATGTTTATCTCGGAACTTCATCCAATGCCGTTCTCAATGCCACGCATGTGTCGCCCGAATACCGGGGAAACACGGTAAACAATATATATGATCCGCTGGGGCTTTATGCGCAGACCTACTATTGGCGCATCGATTGCGTTACGGTAACGGGTACCGTCAAGGGCGCAGTCTGGTCGTTTGCGGCATCGGACGTTTCCGCAACGCTTCCGGGGATTATAAATGCTCCGGCTGAAAATATTACGGAAGATTCCGCTGTAATTGGCGGACAGATCACGGATGGAGGAACGGCCTCACAGGTATGGGTTCATTGGTGGCCGGAAGCCGGGGCAACCAATACGGTCAATATGGGCGTTCAGGATTATGCTTTCGACCTTCCGCTTAACGGGTTGATCACGAATACGCAGTATTATTTCCAAGCTCAGGCATCGAACACGTATGGGACGAGCTGGGCGCCTACCATAGGCAGTTTTCTGACCGGCGGGGCAATGCCACCTTCTACTAAAATTGCCGTTGCACACCTGCCGGTGCTTGAGGATTCCTGGGTGCAGGAGGGCAATAATGAAGGGGTTAACCATGACGGCGAAACGATCCTTAAAGTGCGCGGAACAACCCGTTTCAGTTATTTGAAGTTTGATACCGGCAACCTGGATGGGGCTCAGTTTGATTCGGCCCGGATTTTTATCCGTGCCACACAGGATATTCCGGATACGTCAATGCACAGTGTTTCCAACAACAGCTGGACGGCGCCAACGCTCGTGGGCTCGAATGCCCCGGTGCGCGGTGCTGTTTTTGATTCCGTGACCGCTTCTGCCGGGGACTGGGTTGAATTTGATTCGTCGAGCTGGATTACGGGCAAGGGGGTCTGGTCGGTTGCCCTGTCAACATCTGCTTCGGGGGCGCTCAACTGGCATGCGGAAGAGTCGGGGAACGTGCCCTATCTAGCCGTGACCTATTTTTCGGATACCGCCGATCTGAATACCAATACTATTCCCGACTGGTGGGAAACGGATTATTTCGGGCACATCGTCGATAATACGGATGCCGATCTGGATGGCGTGGATAATTATGGCGAATATGTCGGCGATACGGATCCCACTGATTCCAATTCGGTTTTTTCCGTATCCGCGAGTGTGACCAACGGCGCAGATTTCAGACTGTCCTTTGGAACATCCACGAATCGAAACTATGCCGTTAAATCATCGACCAACCTGATTTCCAAGGTCTGGAACACGGAAACCAATTTGGTGCCCGGGCCGGGCGTTGAAGTGGAGGTTCCGCTGCCTGCCAAAAAACCAGAGGAGTTTTTCAGGGTTGAGGTGAGTGTTCCATAA